GGAGGCGCCCAGGAGCGGCGCCGCCTCGGGAAGGGCGGTCCGGAGCGCGGCCTGCAGATCCGCGACGGTGGCACCCTCGGGAATCTCGACATCCAGGTGGTCGCCACCGGCGTGGTCGCGCAGTGCGGCAAAGAGCTTCACTCGCATGGGGCCATGCTACGCGATTTGCCACGTAGTGGTAACCAAGCGGCAAGAGCCAGCCAAAGCAGGTGAGCGATATTGACCCTCGAAAGGTCGCCGAACCGGGTGAGGAGCCGAAGAAAAGCTCAACGGAGAGGTTGCTTCTCTCACAGCGACGAATGGCCCGAAACCCCCGTTGTCAGGCAAATACGATTAGGCCCCCGATTGCTCGGGGGCCTAATCGTTGAGGAGGAGGAGGAGGGTCTTTGGCGTTTATCTGTCGGGTGGCGAAACCTGCGCCGGCACTTATGCCGAGCGGCCGCCGAACAACCCGCTGATGAAGTTCCAGACGCCCTTCACGAGGGGGCCGATGAACTGATCCCACAGGTTGCTGAAGAAACTCTTGGCTTGGACGGGAGCGCCGGCCGGGGCGGTGGGCGCCGGTGCGAGCACCGGGGCGCTTGGCGCCGGCAGGCCGTTGAAATTGTCGCGAGGCAAGGCCGGAAGGGCCGGGGCCGCCGGTGCGGGCGCCGCCGGAGCCGGGGCCGCCGCGCCAGGGGCCGAGTAGCCGCCGGTCGTCGGGGAGACGTAACCGGGTCCCACTTCCACCAGAGGCATCAGCAGCTCCTCATTTCGCCGTGACCGTCGGTCCCCGCTCCGCGTTCACCGTGCGGAGCGGGCGACCTGTTCACCACCATTACCGACCTGTTTCCCCAGGGGCCTGTCCCCTTGGACACTCTCTCTATCGGGCGGGTGCCCCGAGAAATCGGTAAAGCGACGCCTAAGCGTCCTTTAAGATTCGGGGCCTCGCTGGTTAAGGCCGGTCAGTGGGCCACCAGCAGGAAGGCTACGTAGTTGACCGCAAAGCCCGCCACCACCGAGAACGGGACGCCGTAGTCGCTGCGGTTGCGGTGCGCCTCGGGCAGGAGGTCGCCCGTGGCGATGTAGATGAAGTTTCCGGCCGAGAAGGCCAGGGCGGCGCCCAGCAGGCCGCTCTCGGGCGCGAACACCCCCCCGCCGACCAGCGACGCCAGGGCGGGGTTCTGGATCTGCAGCCCGATCCCGGCTCCCACGATCGCCATCGACGCGATGGCCACCAGGATGCGCCAGGCGGCCCGCCGTTCGATGCCGCCGTAGAGCATCAGCGCGGCGAGCGACATCCCGGTCGGAAACGAGTGCAGGAGCACGCCGACGGCCACGATGAGGGTGAGCGCCACGTTGTGGGATTCGGTGGACACCGCGAGCGCGAAGCCGTCGATCATGCCGTGGAAGCCGATGCCCCAGAGGGCGACGCCGGCCTGGGTGGCCCGCGGATGGTCGCCTTCGTGGACCAGGCTGCCGGCCTCGCGTTCGCACTCCTCGTCGTGGCAGGAGTGGATGATCGTGATGCGTTCCAGCAGGTAGAGCGCCAGGAAGCCGGCGCCGGCCCAGACCAGGCTCTGCCCGCCCGGCAGCAGTTCGCCGGCCTCGCGCAGCATCGACAGGAGACCGGCGGACAGGATGATTCCCGCCGAGAATGCCACGAGCCAGGACAGGTGGCGGTGCGGCAATTCTCGCTTGGAGAGGGGCAACGAGCCGCCCGCGATGGTGAACGCGGTGGCCAGGGCGGCGATCATGAGGGCCTGCAAGGTCCCCCAGTTTACGCTAGATAGCCTTCAGGGCGCGGGCGCGCAGCAGGCGCATGCCGTTGAGGATCACCAGCAGGGTGGTGCCGACGTCGCCCAGCACCGCCATGCCGAGGGTCAGGACCTGCGGGATCGCCAGGGCGACCAGGACCGCCTTGATCCCGAGCGAGATGGCGATGTTCTGCTTGACGATCGAGAGCGCCTCCCGCCCCAGGCGCACCGCCGGCGCGAGGAGGCGCAGGTCGTCCTGCATCAGCACGACGTCGGCGGTCTCGAGCGCCGCGTCCGACCCGCGCACGCCCATGGCCACGCCCACCGTGGACGTGGCGAGCGCGGGCGCGTCGTTGATGCCGTCGCCCACCATCGCGACGCGCTCGTGGCGGCCCAGCAGTTCCTGCACGGCCTTCACCTTCGCGTCGGGCAACAGGTCGGCCACCACCTCGTCGGCGCCCAGGTCGCGGGCGATGCGTTCGGCCACCGCCTGGTGGTCGCCGGTAAGCAGCGCGATGTGCCGGATGCCGGCGGCGCGCAGGTCCCGCAGCGCCTCGGTCGCCTCTTCCCGCGGGGTGTCGGCGATGGCCAGCAGCCCGAGGAGCCGCCCCGACTCCCCGACCAGGATGGGCGTCATGCCCGCCTCGCGCCACTGCTCGAGCGTGTCGCCGACCGCGCCGATCGGCACGCCCTGATCGACCATGAACGGGGGGTTGCCCACGAAGAGCCGGCGGCCGTCCAGGCGGCCGGCCACACCGC
This DNA window, taken from Candidatus Tanganyikabacteria bacterium, encodes the following:
- a CDS encoding MoaD/ThiS family protein, with translation MRVKLFAALRDHAGGDHLDVEIPEGATVADLQAALRTALPEAAPLLGASRIAINLAFAIPATVVHASDDVAVIPPVSGG
- a CDS encoding ZIP family metal transporter; protein product: MIAALATAFTIAGGSLPLSKRELPHRHLSWLVAFSAGIILSAGLLSMLREAGELLPGGQSLVWAGAGFLALYLLERITIIHSCHDEECEREAGSLVHEGDHPRATQAGVALWGIGFHGMIDGFALAVSTESHNVALTLIVAVGVLLHSFPTGMSLAALMLYGGIERRAAWRILVAIASMAIVGAGIGLQIQNPALASLVGGGVFAPESGLLGAALAFSAGNFIYIATGDLLPEAHRNRSDYGVPFSVVAGFAVNYVAFLLVAH